The Virgibacillus sp. SK37 region GGCTCTCCTCCAAAAATCGAACGATAACTATAGGGTGGATACACATGTAAAAATCCCGGCATTCCTGGGTCATACTTTACCCTGCGGTTTGCCTGTGCAGTAGCACTTAATGCACCTAGCGTAGAGCCATGGTATGCACGGTAGCGTGAAATAAATTTATACTTACCAGGATTTCCTGTTTGATTATGATACTGCCTAACAATCTTAAATGCAGTCTCATTCGCTTCCGAACCACTATTGGAAAAGAACGTCTGATAATCCGCTCCCAACAACTCACTAATTTTGCTTGCTAATTTAATTGCAGGCTGGTGACTCATTGTTAGAGGAAAATAAGAGAGATTTTTCATTTGCTCTGCTGCTGCGTCTACAATTTCTTGTTGTCCATGCCCCAAATTTAAACACCACAGACCAGATACGCCATCCAAGTATTTATTTCCTGCCTCGTCAGTGAACCATGCGCCTTCTCCCTTTGCCGCTACTGTTTGCAGTGCATCCGGATTAAACCGATGCATCGCATTCCATAAACGTGGGGACTCGACCCCTACTCCTGTGTTCATTTCGGATTCTGTCTTCATCATTAACTCCTCCATTCCCGTAAAATGATAAAAAACAATTCTTTAATACGATGCAACTGGCTTTGTCAAGGCTTCAGCAAGCGGAGTGTATTCTTTGGTGAAAGCATTGGCAATTGTTTCATGCGTAATCATGCCTGCATGCGTATTAACACCTTTGGCAAATGCCGGATTTGCTTCGATTGCTTTCTTAAATCCTTTATTCGCTAGAAACACACCAAATTGACTTGTATTATTCGTTAGAGATAAAGTGGCTGTCCGTGCTACCGCTCCTGGCATATTCGCCACAGCATAATGAAGCACTCCATGTTTCTTATAGATTGGGTCATCATGAGTCGTTACACGATCGATTGTCTCAATAGAACCTCCCTGGTCAACTGCCACATCAATAATGACTGAACCTGGCATCATTTCTTTCACCATTTCTTCTGATACAAGCTGTGGCGCCTTTGCCCCAGGGATAAGCACAGCCCCAACCAGTAGATCTGCTTCTTTTACCGCGTTTTTAATATTAAGGGGATTCGACATTAATGTTGTCACAGCTCCGCCAAATAGATCGTCAAGCTCTCGAAGCCTATTGGCATTAATGTCAATGATAGTCACCTTTGCTCGTAATCCAAGCGCCATTTTTGCTGCATTGGTCCCAACGGCTCCGCCTCCGATAATAACTACATTTCCTGGTTGAACTCCAGGAACACCGCCTAAGAGTATTCCCTTTCCACCTTTAACATTTTCTAAATATTGTGCCCCTATCTGGACAGCCATTCTTCCCGCTATCTCACTCATCGGGGCTAATAATGGCAATGATCTATCACTGTTTTGGATTGTTTCATAAGCAATTGCTGTCACTTTCTTCTTAAGTAGCTGTTCGGTTAATTCAGGTTCTGCTGCAAGATGAAGATATGTGAATAGAATAAGTCCTTCACGCAAGTATTGAAATTCTTGAGGTTGAGGTTCCTTTACTTTCATTACCATTTCAGCAGCCCACGCTTCTGCCGCTGTGGATACAATAATTGCACCAGCAGCTTTATATTCCTCATTAAGGAAACCGCTTTCATTTCCTGCAGAACTTTCAATTAGGACTGTGTGCCCGGCATTAACAAACGCAGTTACACCTGATGGAGTGAGAGCAACCCGCCGTTCGTTATTTTTTACCTCACGCGGAACACCAACGATCATATAAATCCCTCCTACACTCTTAATTAACCACTACAATAAAACTTCCAAGCTATGCTTACATCGTGACGTCCGTACCAGTTATGTTGTAGTAGATTACTTAAAGTATATGTGAAGGTTAAAAACATTTCAATATATTTTATAAATTCTAACATTTAAAAATATAATAAGATATATAAAAATCCTTTATGAATGTTTTACATGCTCTGGATTCTCATGCTCAAGAGCCAAATTTTCTCGAAAGATTAATTTTAAAATTATACATATCGCTTCTGTAAAAAGCCTCTTCTATTTCAATTACCTCTCGGGTCGGCCCTTTTATAATGCGTTCTGCAATTAATGCTTGACCATGAGCTGGAATCTTTAAATATTGCTTGTCTTCTTCAAATAGCTCACCACTGCGGATCGTCTGAGACGCTTCTGCAAAGTGCATGCCTAGTTCATCTTCCAGTAAGTCATATATAGTTGCCTTATCCAAGTCATGTTCTATGAGTTTTTCTCCAATACTGACAGGATAATAATGTCTCTCTATTCCGATGGCAATATCATCGGCATAGCGGAGTCGTTTTATAAAATAAGCTTCAGAAAATCCTGCTTTTTCTTGAATGTAGGCAGGGGGTATTGTTCTGTAATGTGTAATTAACTTAGCTCCTGGTCTCATTCCCATTTGAAAAATTGTTTCGGTAGTACTGCTTAAATTTCCAAGCCATTCATGAATGGGTTTAAAAGATACAAACGTTCCTTTTCCATGTCTTTTCTCTAAAACGCCTTCACGTACCAACAAATTTATTGCTTCACGGACGGTACTTCTACTCACATTATATTCTTCCATAAATTGTCGTTCACTAGGAATTTGATTGGCAAATACCCCATTGCTTATTTTATATTCAATAATTGATTTTAGTTGAATATGGAGTGGTAATGAACTATTAAAGTCAAGTTTCACCTAATTTTCCTCCTAATTGTGTAATTATCTGTTATTCTAGCAAATAATAGAGAAAATAGTAATTTTTCTATAAAATATTTAGCATATTTTAAAAGTACTTACACTTTATAGTGTTACGTTTGACTGGCTCCCTAAAGGTTCATATAATAGATGAATTCTCATTTAATGTAGAATATATTATTTTTCACAGTTTTATGTTTTTAGTGTAGAATATGTCACGTAGGAGGTCGATTTATGCAAAAAATAATGAAAGACATGTTTCTTATTGTTTCAGGTTCGTTAATATTTGCACTCGGGATTAATTATTTTGCAATACCAAATAACCTTTCTGAAGGTGGAATTATTGGTATATCCATTGTTACCTATTATCTCTTTGAATGGTCTCCAGGTCTGGTAAACTTTGTAATTAACGCGATTCTGTTGATCGTAGGTTATCGATTTTTTGATCATCGTGTGATGATCTATACCATTATTGCAATTATCTTTTCCTCAGGATTCCTCCACTTCACCTCTGGCATTGGCAGTGAAATAAATGGAGACACACTGTTAGCAGCTCTTTTTGCAGGTGGTACGGTAGGTCTTGGCCTTGGTATGATCTTCCGTACTGGCGGGACATCTGGTGGAACGGCCATTATTGTTCGCATACTAAGCAGGTTCTTAGGTTGGAGCATGGGAAAAGGAATGCTCGTTATCGATATTCTCGTAATTGCAGGTTCTGCTTTTGTAATTGGTCAGGAAAAAGCAATGTATACACTGATTGCTGTTTATATTGGAGCTAAAGTTATTGATGTCGTTGTTGAAGGTGCAAATGAACGAACTTCGGTATTAATTATTTCTAAGTATCCTGATAGAGTATTAGAAGCCGTTACGCAAAATATGGCCAGAGGAATTACAATTCTGGAAGGTAGAGGCGGTTATACAAATCGGAATAAAGAAGTATTATATCTTGTTATCAATAAACAGGAGATTGTCCGGTTCAGAAAAATTATCGAAGAAATTGATGAAGATGCCTATGTTACCGTGCATACCGTTCAGGAAATATTGCGAAAAGGTTATAAAGGAGCTAAATAGGGTAATGGGTGAATCAGTACAGTGAGCTGCATGTTTTGTCTATAAGTGGATAAAAGCATGCAGCTCTCCTATTAGTCTATTTAACTTGTCCGCATAAGAAGCTTTTTATAGAATTTTATTTAAAAAGTCCTGTGTCCGTTCAGATTGGGGATGATTAAAAATCTGTTCAGGAACCCCTTCCTCTACTATGACTCCACCATCCATAAAAAGAACACGGTCTCCAACTTCTCGTGCAAAACCCATCTCATGTGTAACTACTACCATAGTCATCCCCTCATGTGCCAGCTGCTTCATAACCTCGAGCACCTCTCCTACCAATTCGGGATCCAATGCCGAAGTAGGTTCATCAAAAAGCATAATCTTGGGTTCCATCGCAAGTGCTCTCGCAATTGCTACCCTTTGCTGTTGACCTCCCGATAACTGACCTGGATACATAGTGGCTTTATCATTCAAGCCAACTTTATCCAATAAACCGAGCGCACGTTTCTTAGCTTCTTCCTGACTTAATTTCCTTACTTTTTTTGGTGCAAGCATGATATTTTCCAAAACCGATTTATGGGGAAATAGATTAAATTGCTGAAAAACCATGCCCACTTCCGTACGAATTTTATTTATATCCGTCTGTGGATGAACCAGGTTTCTTCCATCAATAATCACATCTCCTTCTGTCACTTCCTCCAACAAATTCAAGCAGCGCAAAAAGGTACTTTTCCCTGACCCACTGGGACCGATTACACAAACTACCTCCTGCTGTTTAATAAAAGAATCTATTCCTTTTAATACTTCCAAATCACCAAATTTTTTATGTAAATTCTTAATCTCTATCATGTAGCCAACCTTCTTTCTACAAACCGTAATACAACAGATAAACTCAAGGTAATTGCAAGGTAGAATAGCGCTACCGTAGTATAAATTTCCACAGCATTAAAATGATTTGCTGCAATCAACCGCCCTTGAAATATTAGTTCGGGAACAAGGATGACTGATAGTAATGAGGTATCCTTTATACTGATAATAAATTGATTCCCCAATGGAGGGACCATCCTTTTAAATGCCTGTGGCCATACAATATAACGCATCGTCTGGCTTTGATTTAATCCAAGCGATCTTCCGGCTTCCATCTGTCCTTTTTCAATAGAGTCTACCGCACCTCGAACAATCTCAGCAATATATGCTCCTGAATTCAAAGCGATAACAATCACCCCTGCAGTAATGGAGCCTAAATTCTGTCCAATAATTAATGGCAATGCAAAGAAAATCCAGATCGCCTGTACCAATACCGGCGTTCCTCGAATCACTTCCACATATACGGTTGAAAGTCCATAAACCAATTTATTTTTGGAAATTCTCCCAATACCAAAAATTGCTCCTAATATAAACCCAATGAGCAATCCTAGAACAGAGATTAGTAAGGTATAGTACAATCCTATCCCCAGTTCTGGTAAAAAATCTATAACACCTGCCCAATCAAACCTTCCTAACATACTTTCACCTCTTCAATGTATACTATACTAACTTAATTCCTATCTCATAATAGTCATCTTTTACCAAACTAAGATTTGACTTAAGACGATACTCGCTAGAAGCGTTATAATTTTTCTTGCATAGTTATCCAAATTACTTCAAATTCAAATTAGAAAAGGGTGTAACATCAGGCTCGTTACACCCTTAAAGTAAAGTGTTATTCAGGCTTCTCCCCAAACCATTTTTCGTAAATTTCATCATACTTCCCATTTTCCTTCATTGTTGCAAGTGCGTCATCAATAGCAGCTACAAGCTCATCATTTCCTTTTGAAATAGCAATCCCGTAATCCTCTGCTTGATATAAGTCCCCAACAACTTTTAATCCATCGCCCTTTGTCTTAATATAATAGGCGACATTCGGAGCATCATACAAAATGGCATCCGCACTTCCATTTTCTACAGCCATATACGCTTGATCCAACTGTTCAAATTGGCTTGCTTCTGCGCCTTCTATGTTATCCGCAATATAAGCAGCACTTGTTGATCCCAATCTGGTTGCAATTGTCTTTCCTTCCAGATCTTCAATACCCTTTATGTCCTCATTTTCTTCCCGCACCCCGATACTTAAACCGGATTGGTAATACGGTTCACTATAATCAATCTTTTTAGCACGTTCATCTGTGATACTAATTCCTGCGATAGCGATATCAAATTGCCCTGTTTGCAAACCTGGAATGATACCATCAAAATTTGTTGTTTCCATATTAATTTTAAATCCTGCCTCATCAGCAATTGCGTTAATAAGATCGATATCAAATCCAACATATTCCCCGTCCTCTTTAAATTCAAAAGGAACAAAGGAAGTATCACTTACTACGGTGTATTCCTCTTTTAATTCAGATTTACCTTCACCATCCGCTTTTTCTTCAGCTCCGCAAGCTGCCAGCCCCAATATCAAAAATGCAGTAAGTAGAAATATAGGTAATAGTCTCCAGTTCTTTTTATTCACTATTTAGTTCCCCCTCTTTTTTTGTTGTTCTTTACATATACCACTTAAGTCTACCAAAAATTGATTTTTTAGAAAAATCCGTTTTGTTGGCATTAGAATTGAATAACAGGCTTTTACAAGGCCTTGCCCCATTAATATGTAGAAATTCTCTTATATAGTACGTTTTGCTGCCAAATACTGAAAATTTATAAAACTAATTTATAGTCCGTTAGTTGGGTGATCGCAATTTTGATGCAAGCATAGGAAAAGGAAACAGTAGTGTAACTATAATGCAAAATAACTTTATTTGGCAGGTGGTTAAGGTGAGCCAAGGAGAGGTTTAAACAGCATGAGGAGGAAAAATAATCATCTGCAAAAAAAAAGAAGACCTATCCTTTTCGAATAGGCCTTCTTGCATGCTATTACTAATACTTTTCTGGTTTAGAACATCTCTGAGACTGTTTTAGCATTTAAGAATTGTGGAAGATAATCTGGTCCACCTGCTTTTCCATTTGTTCCTGACATTTTGAAACCGCCGAATGGTTGATATCCAACTATAGCAGCAGTGCAGCCACGATTGAAATATAGATTTCCAACCTGAAATTCATAGCGTGCACGATCCAAATGTTTACGATTATTGGAGATAACGGCGCCTGTTAAGGCATATTCCGTATTATTGGCAATCTCCAGCATTTCGTCAAAGTCTTTGGCTTTGGCAAATGCCACCACTGGACCAAAAATCTCCTCTTGCATAATTCTGGCTTTCGGATCTACATCCTTAAAAATAGTTGGATAAATATAATATCCTTCGGAGTCATCCGTCTCGCCGCCATATACAAGCTCGCCTTCATTTTTACCAATATCAATATAGTCCTTTATCTTATCAAACTGTTTTTGATTGATTACTGCACTCATAAAAACGTCATTTACAGCAGGATTTCCAACTGTAATCTCTTTTGTCTTTTCGGTTGCCATTTCAAGCACTTTATCATAGACAGCTTCATGAATAACAGCTCTTGAACAAGCTGAACATTTTTGCCCTTGAAAGCCGAAAGCAGATTGTACAATAGAATCTGCAGCAAGTTCAAGGTCTGCGTCCTCATCTACAATTATTGTATCCTTACCACCCATTTCAGCTACAACACGCTTCAGAAAATCCTGGCCTTCTTGTACTTTAGAAGCTCGTTCTATAATTCGTGTACCTGTGGCACGAGAACCAGTAAAATTAATGAATCTCGTTTTTGGATGGTCTACGAGATAATCTCCAATATCAGAAGGATCACCTGGTATAAAATTGATAGCACCATCTGGCACGCCAGCTTCTACTAACGCCTCAATTAGCTTATATGCAATCACTGGTGTGTTTTCTGAGGGTTTCAATAATACCGTATTACCAGCCACTAATGGCCCAACAGTCGTTCCACACACAATAGCAAAAGCAAAATTCCATGGCGGAATAGCAACTCCTGGACCCAGAGGTTGATAAAAATAGCTATTATTCTCATTTGGTCTGTCTTCCATTGGCTTACCTTTTGCTAATTCAATCATTTCTCTACCATAGTATTCAAGAAAGTCGATGCCTTCTGCTACATCGGCATCTGCTTGCCCCCAGGGCTTTCCTGCATCATATACAAGCGTGGCAGCAAATTCGAACTTTCTCTTTCTTACAATGGCTGCAGTGCGGAACATTACCTCGGCCCGTGCTTCTGCACTCCATCTTCCCCAATCTTTAAATGCCTCTTCTGCAGCTTCCATTGCTTGATCGACATGTTTTTTCGTAGCCATAGAAGCCTTCCCAATTACCTGGCCTTTCTTAGCGGGATTGACGGATGTAATTTTATCATCCGTATACACTTTTTCGCCATTAATAACAAGAGGTATTTCACTCCCTAATTGTTCTTCAACGGTATTTAGCGCCTGGCGAAATTCCTTTCGATTTTCTTCTTCTTTAAAATTAGTAAAAGGTTCATGTTTAAATGGTAAAACCATCTTTCCCCTCCTTTAGTTTAATATACTATTTTCTTTTGATGTACATGCAGAACTTAATTAATAGCAAGCACAACAAATAATCATTATAGTAAACGTTTCCCACCAATGGTTTCTCTAAAACGTTTTCAGGTAATTTTAAAATTAAATAATTATTCCGATAAGTAAGTTGACTTTAAATTTCTATATGATATGCTACATGTGTATTAACTATTATTTCTGCTAGGGGAGCCTTTTATGGCTGAGAATGAAGACCCTTAGAACCTGATCTGGTTAACA contains the following coding sequences:
- the ald gene encoding alanine dehydrogenase, which translates into the protein MIVGVPREVKNNERRVALTPSGVTAFVNAGHTVLIESSAGNESGFLNEEYKAAGAIIVSTAAEAWAAEMVMKVKEPQPQEFQYLREGLILFTYLHLAAEPELTEQLLKKKVTAIAYETIQNSDRSLPLLAPMSEIAGRMAVQIGAQYLENVKGGKGILLGGVPGVQPGNVVIIGGGAVGTNAAKMALGLRAKVTIIDINANRLRELDDLFGGAVTTLMSNPLNIKNAVKEADLLVGAVLIPGAKAPQLVSEEMVKEMMPGSVIIDVAVDQGGSIETIDRVTTHDDPIYKKHGVLHYAVANMPGAVARTATLSLTNNTSQFGVFLANKGFKKAIEANPAFAKGVNTHAGMITHETIANAFTKEYTPLAEALTKPVASY
- a CDS encoding GntR family transcriptional regulator, producing MKLDFNSSLPLHIQLKSIIEYKISNGVFANQIPSERQFMEEYNVSRSTVREAINLLVREGVLEKRHGKGTFVSFKPIHEWLGNLSSTTETIFQMGMRPGAKLITHYRTIPPAYIQEKAGFSEAYFIKRLRYADDIAIGIERHYYPVSIGEKLIEHDLDKATIYDLLEDELGMHFAEASQTIRSGELFEEDKQYLKIPAHGQALIAERIIKGPTREVIEIEEAFYRSDMYNFKINLSRKFGS
- a CDS encoding YitT family protein, which translates into the protein MQKIMKDMFLIVSGSLIFALGINYFAIPNNLSEGGIIGISIVTYYLFEWSPGLVNFVINAILLIVGYRFFDHRVMIYTIIAIIFSSGFLHFTSGIGSEINGDTLLAALFAGGTVGLGLGMIFRTGGTSGGTAIIVRILSRFLGWSMGKGMLVIDILVIAGSAFVIGQEKAMYTLIAVYIGAKVIDVVVEGANERTSVLIISKYPDRVLEAVTQNMARGITILEGRGGYTNRNKEVLYLVINKQEIVRFRKIIEEIDEDAYVTVHTVQEILRKGYKGAK
- a CDS encoding amino acid ABC transporter ATP-binding protein yields the protein MIEIKNLHKKFGDLEVLKGIDSFIKQQEVVCVIGPSGSGKSTFLRCLNLLEEVTEGDVIIDGRNLVHPQTDINKIRTEVGMVFQQFNLFPHKSVLENIMLAPKKVRKLSQEEAKKRALGLLDKVGLNDKATMYPGQLSGGQQQRVAIARALAMEPKIMLFDEPTSALDPELVGEVLEVMKQLAHEGMTMVVVTHEMGFAREVGDRVLFMDGGVIVEEGVPEQIFNHPQSERTQDFLNKIL
- a CDS encoding amino acid ABC transporter permease, which produces MLGRFDWAGVIDFLPELGIGLYYTLLISVLGLLIGFILGAIFGIGRISKNKLVYGLSTVYVEVIRGTPVLVQAIWIFFALPLIIGQNLGSITAGVIVIALNSGAYIAEIVRGAVDSIEKGQMEAGRSLGLNQSQTMRYIVWPQAFKRMVPPLGNQFIISIKDTSLLSVILVPELIFQGRLIAANHFNAVEIYTTVALFYLAITLSLSVVLRFVERRLAT
- a CDS encoding transporter substrate-binding domain-containing protein, with protein sequence MNKKNWRLLPIFLLTAFLILGLAACGAEEKADGEGKSELKEEYTVVSDTSFVPFEFKEDGEYVGFDIDLINAIADEAGFKINMETTNFDGIIPGLQTGQFDIAIAGISITDERAKKIDYSEPYYQSGLSIGVREENEDIKGIEDLEGKTIATRLGSTSAAYIADNIEGAEASQFEQLDQAYMAVENGSADAILYDAPNVAYYIKTKGDGLKVVGDLYQAEDYGIAISKGNDELVAAIDDALATMKENGKYDEIYEKWFGEKPE
- the pruA gene encoding L-glutamate gamma-semialdehyde dehydrogenase, whose protein sequence is MVLPFKHEPFTNFKEEENRKEFRQALNTVEEQLGSEIPLVINGEKVYTDDKITSVNPAKKGQVIGKASMATKKHVDQAMEAAEEAFKDWGRWSAEARAEVMFRTAAIVRKRKFEFAATLVYDAGKPWGQADADVAEGIDFLEYYGREMIELAKGKPMEDRPNENNSYFYQPLGPGVAIPPWNFAFAIVCGTTVGPLVAGNTVLLKPSENTPVIAYKLIEALVEAGVPDGAINFIPGDPSDIGDYLVDHPKTRFINFTGSRATGTRIIERASKVQEGQDFLKRVVAEMGGKDTIIVDEDADLELAADSIVQSAFGFQGQKCSACSRAVIHEAVYDKVLEMATEKTKEITVGNPAVNDVFMSAVINQKQFDKIKDYIDIGKNEGELVYGGETDDSEGYYIYPTIFKDVDPKARIMQEEIFGPVVAFAKAKDFDEMLEIANNTEYALTGAVISNNRKHLDRARYEFQVGNLYFNRGCTAAIVGYQPFGGFKMSGTNGKAGGPDYLPQFLNAKTVSEMF